The following DNA comes from Kitasatospora sp. NBC_01287.
GTGCCGTCGTCCAGCAGCGGGCGCAGGCCGGCGAAGGTGCCGAGCAGGTCGGCGCGGCTGAGCGGGCTGTGCAGCGCGGAGTTGATGGTGCGCAGCAGGAAGTCGATCTCGGCCTCGGCCGGTTGCGGCACGTCGGGGACCGGGCCGGGCGCGTCCTCGTCGGTGAGGCCGACGTAGACCCGGCCGTCGGGAGCGGGCAGCGCGAAGACGAAGCGGTTGCTCTCCCCGGGCACCGGCACGGTCAGCCCGGCGTTCAACGCGCCGGTGGGACCGGTGAAGGCGGACTGAGGCAGCACCAGATGGGTGCCGCGGCTGGGGCGCAGGGTGAGGCCGGGGGCCAGCTCGCCGGCCCAGACGCCGGCCGCGTTGACCACCGCGCGGGCCCGCAACTCGAAGGACTCACCGGTCAGTTCGTCGGTCAGCCGGGCGCCGGTGCCGTGCGCCTCGCGGACCGCGCAGCGGGTCAGGATCCGCGCCCCGTGCGCCGCCGCGGTGCGGGCCAGCGCGACCACCAGCCGTGCGTCGTCGACCAGTTGGCCGTCCCAGAAGACCAGGCCGCCGCGCAGCCCGGCCGAGCGCACGGTGGGGGCGTAGCGCAGCACCTCGGCGGGGGCCAGCCGGCGGGAGCGGGGCAGGGTGGCCGAGGAGGTACCGGCGGTGACCCTCAGCAGGTCGCCGGCCAGGAAGCCGGCCCGCACCAGGGCGGCGCCGGCCGGCTTGGTGCCGGGCAGCAGCGGGACGATCTGCGGCAGCGCGTGCACCAGGTGCGGGGCGGTGCGCTCCAGCAGGATGCCGCGCTCCACCGCGCTCTCGCGGGCGATGCCGACGCTGCCGGAGGCGAGGTAGCGCAGGCCGCCGTGGACCAGCTTGGAGCTCCAGCGGCTGGTGCCGAAGGCGAGGTCGTGCTTCTCGGCGAGGACGACGGACAGGCCGCGCGCGGCGGCGTCCAGCGCGATGCCGGCTCCGGTCACCCCGCCGCCGATGACCAGCACGTCGACGACCGGCGCGGAGCCCCGGGCCGATCCGGCCGACTCGGCCAGCTCGGCCAGTTCGCGGGCGCGGCGGGCGGCGTTCAGCGAGGCGCCGGGGGCGGCGGGGGCGGCGCCGGGGGCCGCCGTGGGCTGCGAGGGTCCGGTCATGCGGCGGGACCGCCTTCCGAGTCGGGGGTCGGCATCAGGTAGCGGTCGAGCAGCAGGCGCAGCTCGTCGTCCAGTTCGTCGACGGCCGCGCCCGTGCCGTCCGGGGCGTCCACGAAGACGGGGCCGGTGAGGGTGAAGGACCAGGCGCTGAGCAGCACCGCGCGGGCCAGCAGCGCGGGGTCGCCGGCCCGGACCGAGCCGTCGGCGATGCCCGCGCGCAGGCCGGCTTCGAGCATCGCCAGCTGGTGGTTGGTGTTGGTGCCGCGCCGGGTGAGCAGGTACGGGGTGAGGAAGTCCGGGTCCAGCTCGATGATCTTGCGCAGCAGCGGGTGGACCCGGATCGCGCGGGCCAGGCGGACCACGCCGTCCACCACGTGGGCCCGGCCGTGCGCCGCCTCGCCGAGCGGGAAGGCGCTCTCCGCCAGCTCCGTCCAGACCCGGGTGGTCAGGGTGCCGAGCACTTCGCGCACCCCGCCCCAGCGGCGGTAGAGGGTGGCCCGGGAGACACCGGCCTGGCGGGCGATGTCGGCCATGGTGATCCGCTGCATGCCGATGGTCAGCAACAGCCGGTACGCCGCTTCGAGGATCCGCTCCTCGGGGATGGCGTTGGCGGCCTTCGGTTCTTCTCGCGTGTTGATTCGCTGCGACACCACATGTACAAGTGTATCAGCGCCTGCCCCTCCGGCCCCTTGAGGATCCCGATGACCGAGTCAGACCTGCCCGTCGCGGACTTCCACCCCTACC
Coding sequences within:
- a CDS encoding glycerol-3-phosphate dehydrogenase/oxidase → MTGPSQPTAAPGAAPAAPGASLNAARRARELAELAESAGSARGSAPVVDVLVIGGGVTGAGIALDAAARGLSVVLAEKHDLAFGTSRWSSKLVHGGLRYLASGSVGIARESAVERGILLERTAPHLVHALPQIVPLLPGTKPAGAALVRAGFLAGDLLRVTAGTSSATLPRSRRLAPAEVLRYAPTVRSAGLRGGLVFWDGQLVDDARLVVALARTAAAHGARILTRCAVREAHGTGARLTDELTGESFELRARAVVNAAGVWAGELAPGLTLRPSRGTHLVLPQSAFTGPTGALNAGLTVPVPGESNRFVFALPAPDGRVYVGLTDEDAPGPVPDVPQPAEAEIDFLLRTINSALHSPLSRADLLGTFAGLRPLLDDGTGRTADVSRKHAVLTGPDGLVTVVGGKLTTYRRMAEDALDAALARAALTARPCRTRTLPLVGAAPRARLADLPAPLRLVRRYGTEAPAVLAEAGADPALLAPIAPGTETTMAELLFAVRHEGALDADDLLDRRTRIGLAPAHRAAARSAAERALAR
- a CDS encoding TetR/AcrR family transcriptional regulator, encoding MVSQRINTREEPKAANAIPEERILEAAYRLLLTIGMQRITMADIARQAGVSRATLYRRWGGVREVLGTLTTRVWTELAESAFPLGEAAHGRAHVVDGVVRLARAIRVHPLLRKIIELDPDFLTPYLLTRRGTNTNHQLAMLEAGLRAGIADGSVRAGDPALLARAVLLSAWSFTLTGPVFVDAPDGTGAAVDELDDELRLLLDRYLMPTPDSEGGPAA